A window of the Natronomonas salina genome harbors these coding sequences:
- a CDS encoding right-handed parallel beta-helix repeat-containing protein — translation MIAAAVLTVASMLLAGGIAGVASADSHRTVDSCTTINESGTYTLASDVETSETGACFDVQAYPVTIDGDGHTISGPGSDTDSSGVSLAGGSSDDFTLQDATVDGFGTGVDATYGPSGQIVLQSVTATGNDVGVDADYVAADIQISESRVDGNAEVGFTAASSGPITVDATTFNDNGATGFHTTESSGVTMTAVELSGNDGSGMVVGGRGDTYTIEDTTVTDNSKHGIKAFSNAVHLDISGSTLAGNGESDLNSDIRTSLADVQVGDATVDVEDEEEFDATGVPQSDLNSDSDDRTFDDGVALSRLDGSAEVTLPSGSHDSVDVLRHADGWTTYESALQPTDGAVSVTVQDDGTYALGERADEATPEETATATPTSTPEATATQTPEPSTTAGADGGLSASSSDTTTETATPDETDRDTSGGSDGVSSSSADETPTGTEEQSTPVTVTVTGSDDSTTSSSETDQEDTESADESGESTDTATEESVSSPEEASGDGPGLGGLAALLALAATALLLSTRRRRE, via the coding sequence ATGATCGCCGCTGCAGTGCTCACCGTCGCGAGTATGCTGCTGGCGGGGGGCATCGCCGGCGTCGCCAGCGCCGATAGCCACCGGACGGTCGACAGCTGTACGACGATCAACGAGTCCGGCACCTACACGCTCGCCAGCGACGTCGAGACCAGCGAGACCGGCGCCTGCTTCGACGTCCAGGCCTACCCCGTCACGATCGACGGCGACGGCCACACGATCTCCGGGCCCGGAAGCGACACCGACAGTAGCGGCGTCTCGCTGGCCGGCGGCAGCAGCGACGACTTCACGCTGCAGGACGCGACCGTCGACGGGTTCGGGACCGGCGTCGACGCCACCTACGGCCCCTCCGGGCAGATCGTCCTCCAGAGCGTCACGGCGACCGGCAACGATGTCGGCGTCGACGCCGACTACGTCGCGGCCGACATCCAGATCAGCGAGAGCCGAGTCGACGGGAACGCGGAAGTCGGCTTCACCGCTGCATCGAGCGGCCCGATCACCGTCGACGCGACGACGTTCAACGACAACGGCGCGACCGGCTTCCACACGACGGAGAGCTCCGGCGTGACGATGACGGCGGTCGAACTCTCCGGGAACGACGGCTCGGGGATGGTCGTCGGCGGCCGCGGCGACACCTACACGATCGAGGACACCACGGTCACGGACAACAGCAAGCACGGTATCAAGGCGTTCTCGAACGCGGTCCACCTCGATATCTCGGGGTCGACGCTCGCCGGGAACGGCGAGAGCGACCTGAACTCGGATATCAGGACGTCGCTCGCGGACGTCCAGGTCGGCGACGCGACCGTCGACGTCGAGGACGAGGAGGAGTTCGACGCCACGGGCGTCCCGCAGAGCGACCTGAACTCGGATTCCGACGACCGGACGTTCGACGACGGCGTGGCCCTCTCGCGACTCGACGGGAGCGCAGAGGTCACGCTCCCCAGCGGGAGTCACGACTCGGTCGACGTGCTCCGGCACGCGGACGGCTGGACGACGTACGAGTCGGCGCTGCAACCGACCGACGGCGCGGTCTCGGTGACGGTCCAGGACGACGGCACCTACGCACTCGGCGAGCGCGCCGACGAGGCGACGCCGGAGGAGACGGCCACGGCGACGCCCACCTCGACGCCCGAGGCGACGGCGACGCAGACGCCGGAACCCTCGACCACCGCCGGGGCGGACGGCGGGCTCTCGGCGAGCAGCAGTGACACAACCACCGAGACGGCGACGCCGGACGAGACCGACCGCGACACGAGCGGTGGATCGGATGGCGTGTCGAGTTCGAGCGCGGACGAGACGCCGACCGGGACCGAGGAACAGTCCACCCCGGTGACGGTCACGGTGACCGGTAGCGACGACTCCACGACGTCTTCCAGCGAGACTGACCAGGAGGACACCGAATCGGCGGACGAGTCGGGAGAGAGCACCGACACCGCGACGGAGGAGAGCGTCAGTAGCCCCGAGGAGGCGTCGGGTGACGGCCCCGGACTCGGCGGACTCGCGGCCCTCCTCGCACTCGCCGCAACGGCACTCCTGCTCTCGACTCGGCGACGCAGAGAGTAG